The Paenibacillus uliginis N3/975 genome has a window encoding:
- a CDS encoding helix-turn-helix domain-containing protein translates to MEHLLCFQVILSNGERLWPASIFPDRDEIMPLEDLQMVRELLERDGKVIISVISYDVQGERLQDHRQVFAKDELSMIQGPIPSFPPYGISVNEVFGLSEAARLWGIEGGGATIRKALERGEFSPSEIRKSDGILLVTFSGMQRRYNAVMKNQWMEIHTYFVQEEAILEEPENLHRSHNNSLSTIARRHRKASEI, encoded by the coding sequence ATGGAGCATCTATTGTGTTTTCAGGTCATTTTATCGAATGGGGAAAGACTGTGGCCTGCATCTATTTTTCCTGACCGGGACGAGATCATGCCGTTAGAGGATTTACAAATGGTTCGTGAACTCCTGGAACGAGATGGAAAAGTAATCATTTCTGTTATTTCTTACGATGTTCAAGGGGAAAGGTTGCAAGACCATAGACAGGTATTTGCGAAAGATGAGCTCTCTATGATTCAAGGTCCCATTCCATCTTTTCCTCCGTATGGCATCAGCGTTAATGAAGTATTCGGTTTATCCGAAGCGGCTCGACTGTGGGGAATCGAAGGCGGGGGAGCGACCATTCGTAAAGCTCTAGAGCGCGGTGAGTTTAGTCCAAGTGAGATTCGTAAATCGGATGGGATATTGCTTGTTACTTTTTCTGGAATGCAACGTAGATATAATGCAGTGATGAAAAACCAGTGGATGGAGATACATACTTATTTCGTTCAAGAAGAAGCAATCCTAGAAGAACCTGAGAACCTTCATAGATCACATAACAACTCATTATCGACCATTGCACGACGCCATCGCAAGGCATCTGAAATCTAA
- a CDS encoding amidohydrolase family protein: MPIIDIHIHLSDIDSFHQTARDLSKVDYTAAGLKAEFDKNDVVLGIGMGVTEQTKGAFPDSTSPNPMGLDLEDSVPPYLMECVGINPNMLTGKHAQEELDRIESRLQAPEVAGIKLYAGYYHHYVHDKIYSPIYELAAKYRVPVVIHTGDTYSMNGLLKYSHPLTVDELAYQQRGVNFMICHLGDPWVMDAAEVVAKNPNVYADLSGLVVGDRPHFERFMNEPLFMDHFRRALVYSDHYEKMLFGTDWPLAPIDLYAEFVRRLVPEQHHDKVFYENAFGLFPRIQQRISAL, from the coding sequence ATGCCAATTATTGATATTCACATTCATCTGTCCGACATCGACAGCTTTCATCAAACAGCGAGAGATCTTTCCAAAGTCGATTACACAGCCGCTGGCCTCAAGGCGGAGTTTGACAAGAACGACGTCGTTCTCGGCATTGGAATGGGGGTTACGGAACAAACGAAGGGAGCCTTTCCCGACTCTACTTCACCCAATCCAATGGGCCTTGACTTGGAAGACAGTGTTCCACCGTACTTAATGGAATGCGTGGGCATCAATCCGAACATGCTCACAGGGAAGCACGCCCAAGAGGAGCTGGATCGAATCGAATCGCGGCTGCAAGCTCCCGAGGTAGCGGGAATTAAGCTATATGCCGGGTACTATCATCATTACGTCCATGACAAAATCTATTCACCGATATATGAGCTGGCTGCCAAGTACCGCGTGCCCGTGGTCATTCATACCGGCGATACGTACTCGATGAATGGATTACTCAAGTATTCGCATCCTCTTACCGTGGATGAATTAGCTTACCAGCAGCGTGGCGTGAACTTTATGATCTGCCATCTGGGCGATCCCTGGGTGATGGACGCTGCCGAAGTGGTGGCCAAGAATCCGAACGTTTATGCCGATTTGTCCGGCCTCGTTGTCGGCGATCGGCCCCATTTTGAACGGTTCATGAACGAACCTCTGTTCATGGACCATTTTCGCCGGGCGCTGGTATATTCTGATCATTACGAGAAAATGCTGTTCGGAACCGATTGGCCGCTCGCGCCAATCGACCTGTATGCGGAATTCGTCCGCCGACTGGTGCCTGAGCAACACCACGATAAAGTATTTTACGAGAATGCCTTTGGGCTGTTTCCGCGTATCCAGCAGCGGATTTCGGCGCTCTAA
- a CDS encoding GNAT family N-acetyltransferase, protein MTENTTAAQIRIIEYDPSYARAVAEMWNRSNESWGGGTNQRTEDSVRREMEISSNLNVFLAVDGKEVVGLCSFAHYRQDEGALYVPLLNVRPDYHGNKVGRNLILNAVRKTVEAGWPRLDLFTWAGNTKAVPMYKKCGFFWEKNEDYVHLMNFIPTVLQTEALAPYFEELDWYADSTRELPIQPDGRRERGFDFFDYTWQKGELSLRAEFEKTGRGLTALDTPDYEISTEIEDHDLVFGSAYKICYHIKNRSATELAIEIKGQNDKNIRFALAAVPTLAPGETITVEGEFELDPVREEQNDKKTHPVVMSKWIIGGKRAEFRIGVAPKFPVKMKIALPTRELYPGFPAELYLNVENNFASEAEFAFDLPEDEFLEWADRAVRFTVPAKSKASVPVSFTLRSYGLYSRDVEVTAIPAGENAVSFTSKLSVLMKGRYGRFGGEDGDQWVAVNGAFSLHFNKIDNGMWIEYPGSSHNFWWTFPKLGKPFAEEFSKKRAKEIKIYSEGESQILEALYESEEFPGVEIKSVTKLFANGIAEFHHEICNTTNKALEETMYVLTNFGFFGKRLILPYQGHYVDMGDAYAGDPSHWDSSQITENWLFCKEENVTCGICWDPSLKLLRPEYPLGLEHNLGRIPAGDVVRTKVTVFALNTFANWSDFRSFAQKQRNPVVPVLDDHFELTLGGGNPFAAGALHAELIERKMIPLAGSLELYVQNDGGAERIAADIELQREQDLRSAGFELSPEEMELTGYSEFGRKIRVVYRGEDRVQERSGVWFPQTETTVVCAMEEGLAGSIYTVSNGVLSIAATPEFGSIVHSLKHKGEEWLDSSYPEAVPRSWWNPWHGGLGVGIPGLGGFSRQQEPRTMAWAERIDVHGNVWKGLRITTSIEKQEANRGITINQHYLMLPGVPVLCVLHSVSNGSGLILPQYALSEDSYFKPSPIFSEGWMELPEEGKFLLGKVEAHLESKGLLRICADSRKDMLHIVNSYPNQRASSYVNNKVFTYGVNHHLPLLNGETAWTQPTFLILGENTLNLEDVRGLLKLTFASPTDEKENTNANY, encoded by the coding sequence ATGACAGAAAATACCACTGCGGCACAAATCCGCATTATCGAATACGATCCTTCCTACGCTAGAGCGGTCGCTGAGATGTGGAACCGCAGCAACGAAAGCTGGGGAGGAGGCACCAATCAAAGAACAGAGGATAGTGTGCGCAGAGAGATGGAGATTTCGTCCAATCTTAATGTGTTTCTCGCCGTCGATGGCAAGGAGGTTGTCGGCTTATGTAGTTTCGCTCACTACCGCCAAGACGAAGGGGCCTTGTATGTGCCGCTATTGAATGTGCGACCCGATTATCACGGTAACAAGGTCGGCCGCAATCTGATTTTGAACGCCGTCCGAAAGACAGTCGAAGCGGGTTGGCCGCGTCTTGATCTGTTTACCTGGGCAGGCAACACCAAGGCTGTGCCGATGTATAAGAAATGCGGGTTCTTCTGGGAAAAAAATGAAGATTACGTCCATCTGATGAACTTCATTCCAACCGTTCTACAAACGGAAGCGCTTGCTCCTTATTTCGAGGAGCTGGATTGGTACGCGGATAGCACCCGCGAACTCCCCATCCAGCCGGATGGACGTCGGGAGCGTGGCTTTGATTTCTTTGATTACACTTGGCAAAAAGGAGAACTCTCCTTGCGGGCAGAATTCGAGAAGACCGGTCGCGGGCTGACCGCTCTTGACACACCCGACTATGAAATCTCGACTGAGATCGAAGACCACGATCTTGTGTTTGGCTCGGCCTATAAGATTTGCTATCACATCAAGAATCGATCTGCTACCGAGCTGGCGATTGAGATCAAGGGCCAGAACGACAAGAATATTCGTTTTGCCTTGGCCGCTGTGCCAACGCTTGCTCCGGGAGAAACGATCACCGTGGAGGGTGAGTTTGAGCTTGATCCTGTTCGGGAGGAACAGAACGATAAGAAGACCCATCCCGTTGTTATGAGCAAATGGATCATCGGAGGCAAGCGGGCTGAGTTCCGTATTGGCGTCGCTCCTAAATTTCCGGTCAAGATGAAGATAGCGCTACCAACCCGGGAGCTGTATCCGGGCTTTCCGGCCGAACTATATTTGAATGTGGAGAATAATTTTGCCTCGGAAGCGGAGTTCGCTTTTGACTTGCCGGAGGATGAATTCCTGGAATGGGCAGATCGTGCGGTACGCTTTACGGTTCCGGCTAAGAGCAAAGCCTCTGTACCGGTATCCTTTACCCTGCGGTCCTACGGGCTCTACTCACGAGATGTTGAGGTGACGGCTATTCCAGCGGGAGAGAACGCCGTCTCCTTCACAAGTAAACTATCTGTTCTAATGAAGGGAAGATATGGCCGTTTTGGTGGAGAGGATGGGGATCAGTGGGTAGCTGTGAATGGCGCATTCTCTCTCCATTTCAACAAGATCGACAATGGAATGTGGATCGAATATCCCGGCTCCAGCCACAACTTCTGGTGGACCTTTCCGAAGCTAGGCAAGCCCTTCGCGGAAGAATTCTCAAAGAAGCGTGCCAAAGAAATAAAGATCTATTCGGAAGGGGAGAGCCAGATTCTCGAAGCCCTCTACGAGTCGGAAGAATTCCCGGGCGTAGAGATAAAATCGGTAACCAAGCTGTTCGCAAACGGAATTGCTGAGTTTCATCATGAGATCTGCAATACCACCAACAAAGCGCTGGAAGAGACCATGTATGTGTTGACGAATTTCGGTTTCTTCGGCAAACGGCTCATCCTGCCATACCAGGGCCATTACGTGGACATGGGCGACGCTTACGCTGGCGATCCGAGTCATTGGGACAGCTCCCAGATCACGGAGAACTGGCTGTTCTGCAAGGAAGAGAACGTCACATGCGGAATTTGCTGGGACCCTTCTCTGAAGCTGCTTCGCCCGGAATATCCGCTTGGGCTGGAGCATAATCTTGGCCGAATTCCGGCCGGAGATGTCGTGCGGACGAAGGTGACTGTGTTTGCTCTGAATACCTTCGCCAATTGGTCGGATTTCCGTTCCTTCGCCCAGAAACAGCGGAATCCGGTCGTACCGGTGCTGGACGATCATTTTGAATTAACGCTCGGCGGCGGAAATCCGTTTGCGGCGGGGGCGCTTCATGCAGAACTAATCGAAAGAAAGATGATTCCGCTTGCTGGGAGCCTAGAACTGTATGTGCAAAACGATGGCGGAGCGGAGCGGATAGCGGCTGATATCGAGTTGCAAAGGGAGCAGGATTTACGCTCCGCGGGCTTTGAGCTCTCTCCTGAGGAAATGGAATTGACGGGATATAGCGAATTCGGTAGGAAGATCCGGGTCGTCTATCGCGGAGAGGATCGCGTTCAGGAGCGGTCGGGTGTCTGGTTCCCTCAGACGGAAACAACCGTCGTTTGCGCGATGGAAGAAGGCCTGGCTGGTTCCATCTACACGGTAAGCAACGGAGTTCTCTCAATAGCGGCTACCCCTGAGTTCGGGAGCATCGTGCATTCCCTGAAGCACAAAGGAGAAGAATGGCTCGACAGCTCCTATCCGGAAGCGGTCCCGCGTTCCTGGTGGAATCCTTGGCACGGTGGGCTCGGCGTGGGAATTCCCGGTCTGGGTGGATTCAGTCGGCAGCAGGAGCCGAGAACTATGGCTTGGGCGGAGCGGATTGATGTTCACGGCAACGTATGGAAGGGACTACGGATAACCACTTCCATCGAGAAGCAGGAAGCGAACCGGGGGATCACGATCAATCAGCATTATCTAATGCTGCCTGGTGTTCCTGTGCTTTGTGTACTGCATTCGGTGAGCAACGGAAGTGGCTTGATCCTGCCGCAGTATGCTCTATCGGAGGATAGTTACTTCAAGCCTTCGCCTATCTTTTCTGAAGGATGGATGGAACTTCCCGAGGAAGGCAAGTTCCTTCTTGGTAAGGTGGAGGCTCATCTGGAGTCCAAGGGGCTCTTACGAATCTGTGCGGATTCACGTAAGGACATGCTGCATATTGTGAATAGTTATCCCAATCAGAGGGCTTCCTCTTATGTGAACAATAAGGTGTTCACTTACGGTGTGAATCACCATCTTCCACTTCTGAATGGAGAAACCGCTTGGACACAGCCGACCTTCTTGATCTTGGGGGAGAACACGCTGAATCTAGAAGATGTACGTGGCCTTCTGAAGCTGACCTTTGCTAGTCCTACTGACGAAAAGGAGAACACTAATGCCAATTATTGA
- a CDS encoding DUF255 domain-containing protein, whose protein sequence is MLQYVYNPVNWYAWSEEAFDTARRENKSIFYLLGIVE, encoded by the coding sequence TTGCTTCAGTACGTTTACAATCCAGTCAACTGGTACGCGTGGAGTGAGGAAGCGTTTGATACAGCGAGACGAGAAAATAAGTCTATTTTCTATCTGTTGGGTATAGTTGAATGA
- a CDS encoding GyrI-like domain-containing protein, with product MVEVRIEKKTAFKIVGRKTWVGQDNESFGQFWEKCKNEGLLEVFESIRKNSPDTVTKSNAIGVSCVENDPSKRDFHFYVATECDCCPEGFDLEEYTVPASEWAIFQNYGEIPNALIEAELYAFNEWLPNSPYIHANVPEIEAYPPSKKSEKGFSCEFWLPIKEKK from the coding sequence ATGGTAGAAGTAAGAATTGAAAAAAAAACTGCTTTCAAGATTGTCGGTCGTAAAACCTGGGTAGGACAAGATAATGAGTCTTTTGGACAATTTTGGGAAAAGTGCAAAAATGAAGGTTTGCTTGAAGTGTTTGAGAGTATTCGCAAAAACAGTCCGGATACCGTTACAAAAAGTAATGCAATTGGAGTTTCATGCGTAGAAAATGATCCAAGCAAAAGGGACTTCCATTTTTATGTCGCGACTGAGTGTGACTGTTGTCCGGAGGGATTTGATTTGGAGGAATATACTGTGCCCGCTTCAGAGTGGGCGATATTTCAAAACTACGGAGAAATCCCCAACGCCTTAATTGAGGCTGAGTTGTATGCATTTAATGAATGGCTGCCGAATTCACCATACATTCATGCTAATGTACCGGAAATTGAGGCTTATCCTCCCAGTAAAAAATCAGAGAAAGGCTTTTCGTGTGAATTTTGGCTTCCTATTAAAGAAAAAAAGTAG
- a CDS encoding AraC family transcriptional regulator, which produces MNYYDKIQKSIDYIEQHLKDNLSTCSIAEQAFFSVTHFYRIFQAMVGDPVKEYIRKRRLSQTAIELLTSDIRIIELAIDYGFESQEVFTRAFSKQFGITPGRYRRQKEKIVLYEKVNVEKKAQMKLNSVSFFVPRIILNKTFHVVGLKQIVNPGSDSIGTLWAAFHVRRSEIECPSSTDAWIGLCEYMPDITDESDFTYTACIEVYDFNNIPNGMTIKTVQCSKYAVFTHRGSLNDLKKTYNYIYGVWLPESGHELAELDTMEYYDYRASGSDSEFDIYIPVK; this is translated from the coding sequence ATGAATTATTACGATAAAATACAAAAATCAATCGATTACATTGAACAGCATTTGAAGGATAATCTAAGTACCTGTTCCATTGCAGAGCAGGCTTTTTTTTCTGTTACGCATTTCTATCGAATCTTTCAAGCCATGGTGGGAGATCCGGTGAAAGAATATATTCGTAAAAGAAGGTTGAGCCAAACAGCTATTGAACTGCTCACATCCGATATACGAATCATTGAGCTTGCCATTGATTATGGCTTTGAATCGCAAGAAGTATTCACCCGCGCTTTTTCCAAACAATTCGGCATTACGCCCGGGAGATATCGAAGACAAAAAGAGAAAATCGTACTATATGAAAAGGTGAATGTGGAAAAAAAAGCTCAAATGAAATTGAACTCAGTATCTTTTTTTGTGCCTCGCATTATTCTTAATAAAACATTTCATGTCGTTGGACTAAAGCAAATCGTTAATCCTGGGTCTGATTCGATAGGGACCTTGTGGGCTGCATTTCATGTAAGAAGGTCAGAAATCGAGTGTCCTTCATCAACAGATGCATGGATAGGGCTATGCGAATATATGCCCGATATTACCGATGAAAGTGATTTTACTTACACCGCTTGCATCGAAGTATATGATTTTAACAATATCCCTAACGGTATGACCATCAAAACAGTACAGTGCTCAAAGTATGCTGTCTTTACTCATAGAGGTTCTTTGAATGATTTAAAAAAAACATATAACTATATTTATGGAGTATGGCTGCCTGAATCGGGACATGAATTAGCTGAGCTTGATACGATGGAATATTACGATTACAGGGCAAGCGGATCCGATTCTGAATTCGATATATATATTCCAGTTAAGTAA
- a CDS encoding DUF3626 domain-containing protein → MERKRDENVSNKRESQLIEELAGSQLSALEYVSNYARGRKNEATRAIHEILQMSNIEREAYEDAVAKIKSHARIALHFHPDRLDPAKKSVAEALLEQGVYKSQFETLLSNGSVSAYPGGERDLWEKDLFGGAYQKEGTTNSQRPKYGALDLMLHPDGPAPRFGSCYFLLSPKVSYRSTYTYLDSHQNPKEKGTYTAFDDILAALLKEVFNRDFAIGEKNLTPRKLIDHLRVHLTKPFADLSSSEANRNLNHYIEAQVHGDIRLKEDVEILVADPSFKGTSIGRILEQICLQYSIQLYWHMGFAMQVDEVPVDFRGPSMPSLAKRISHNGYIDVSMIGSAAMNLKHDPYAWSDRGTDKEVLQELKLLWHVLVRYGKPLRNFKL, encoded by the coding sequence ATGGAGAGGAAACGCGATGAAAATGTCTCTAATAAAAGAGAGTCTCAGCTCATTGAGGAACTGGCAGGGTCACAATTATCGGCTCTAGAATATGTTTCGAATTACGCACGAGGCCGAAAAAATGAAGCGACTCGAGCCATCCATGAAATTCTTCAAATGTCTAATATAGAACGGGAAGCATATGAAGATGCGGTTGCCAAAATAAAGTCGCATGCGAGGATTGCACTACATTTCCATCCAGACAGACTAGACCCGGCAAAGAAAAGCGTTGCAGAAGCATTGTTAGAGCAGGGAGTGTATAAGAGCCAATTTGAAACATTACTATCGAATGGCAGCGTATCAGCTTACCCTGGTGGTGAACGAGATTTGTGGGAGAAGGATCTTTTTGGAGGGGCATATCAAAAAGAAGGCACAACGAACAGCCAACGTCCCAAATATGGAGCGCTTGATTTGATGCTGCATCCAGATGGGCCAGCTCCGCGTTTTGGATCATGCTATTTCCTTTTATCTCCGAAGGTTTCTTATCGCAGTACATACACCTATTTGGATTCACATCAGAACCCAAAAGAGAAAGGTACTTACACAGCGTTTGATGACATCTTGGCAGCACTATTGAAGGAGGTTTTCAATAGGGATTTCGCTATCGGTGAAAAAAATCTGACACCACGAAAATTAATTGACCATCTTCGGGTTCATCTCACAAAGCCATTCGCTGATCTTTCAAGCAGTGAGGCCAATCGTAATCTCAATCACTATATTGAAGCCCAAGTTCATGGGGACATTCGTCTGAAGGAAGATGTGGAAATCCTAGTAGCCGATCCTTCATTCAAGGGTACTTCTATAGGGCGAATCTTGGAGCAAATATGTTTACAGTATTCCATCCAACTCTATTGGCATATGGGGTTCGCGATGCAGGTCGACGAAGTTCCAGTAGATTTTCGAGGTCCATCGATGCCTTCCTTGGCGAAACGCATTTCACACAACGGTTATATAGATGTAAGCATGATTGGGTCTGCCGCAATGAACTTGAAGCACGACCCGTATGCTTGGAGTGACCGAGGAACCGATAAAGAAGTACTTCAGGAATTAAAACTCTTATGGCATGTCTTGGTGAGGTATGGAAAACCGCTCCGAAATTTTAAATTGTGA
- a CDS encoding stalk domain-containing protein yields MKKLGIGFICGAIFFTGISAFASNLTADNKNYKLFINNKEQVLSEKPVSINGKVYLPVREVAEAVGYEVAFENGNIKLNSNRNDQKKEGSTSSDRNVKLQKIPITKKMKDVEVTVHAIRITESTTDFEVTIKNNTDNENITLDLPRTLVEANDNVAGKQSETVGISPVNPDFGNVTIKPKKEIHGWVSAKGLVEKNIDNLTFQLSLHGKSKKRTFTFHIDCKDMKFRTL; encoded by the coding sequence ATGAAAAAATTAGGTATAGGATTTATTTGCGGTGCTATTTTCTTCACAGGGATTTCCGCATTTGCATCGAACTTAACAGCGGATAACAAAAACTATAAACTATTTATTAATAACAAAGAGCAAGTCTTGAGTGAAAAGCCGGTTTCAATAAATGGTAAAGTCTATCTTCCAGTTCGTGAAGTTGCAGAAGCTGTTGGATACGAGGTTGCTTTCGAAAATGGAAACATCAAATTGAACTCAAACAGGAATGATCAAAAGAAAGAGGGTTCAACTTCTAGCGACAGGAATGTGAAATTGCAGAAAATTCCTATTACCAAAAAAATGAAAGATGTTGAAGTTACTGTACATGCCATTAGGATTACAGAAAGTACGACTGACTTTGAAGTCACGATAAAAAACAATACAGACAATGAGAACATCACACTTGATTTGCCCAGAACGCTCGTAGAGGCGAACGATAATGTCGCAGGTAAACAGTCTGAAACCGTGGGAATATCTCCTGTAAATCCTGATTTTGGCAACGTTACAATTAAACCCAAGAAAGAAATACATGGTTGGGTAAGTGCTAAAGGTTTGGTGGAGAAAAATATTGATAACTTAACTTTTCAACTTTCGCTACATGGAAAAAGTAAAAAAAGAACATTTACCTTCCACATCGATTGTAAGGATATGAAGTTTCGCACGCTTTAA
- a CDS encoding alpha/beta hydrolase, with translation MKMTYKSSILRVESFYSTHLDNERDIFVYLPPSYAYDKTKRYPVLYMHDGQNIFHPAFNGYSWHVDQTVDRLIHEHKMEEIIVVGIPNMGLERANEYTHDLEGVLYPLDKVSIHPKGHLYEKFIIEEVKSYVDSVFRTKSDPEHTALMGSSRGGQVTYHIGFRNPDIFGKLAIVSPYFYCVDPIPFEEIRLYHTFISKQPLSQIWIDLGSTEGTLVMEKHTRAVTEELVDLGYEADTQLIYFNDPGAAHVEKDWASRLSSPLIHFFGRKGEARSLTLIGCEEVGIVGPTSRLNAILEFGDDFKMSLLRAAYHVQDQEIAEVLANGTIVPKKTGVTSVTVKYKDLEATTEIRVVDEKKECVTLDMVVHVPPNTPVDMKLYAWFPLIHDPSKGTYYNQLQVPLHAEFIYQISRQDGIVEVDSSGEPVQHKYTALEDTTIEINFEHWMRNEA, from the coding sequence ATGAAAATGACATACAAGTCTAGTATTTTGAGGGTTGAGAGCTTTTACTCGACACATTTGGATAATGAGCGAGATATTTTTGTCTATCTTCCTCCTAGTTATGCGTACGACAAGACGAAGCGATACCCCGTATTATACATGCATGACGGGCAAAATATATTCCATCCCGCCTTTAATGGGTATTCATGGCATGTAGATCAAACTGTCGATCGATTGATTCATGAGCATAAAATGGAAGAAATTATCGTTGTAGGTATTCCTAACATGGGATTAGAGAGAGCCAACGAATATACTCATGACTTAGAAGGGGTGCTGTATCCACTCGATAAAGTTTCGATTCACCCCAAAGGTCATCTATATGAAAAGTTTATCATTGAAGAAGTGAAGTCTTACGTGGATTCGGTTTTTCGAACGAAATCAGATCCTGAACACACAGCGTTGATGGGTTCATCCAGAGGCGGGCAAGTTACCTATCATATCGGTTTTCGTAATCCAGATATATTCGGTAAACTAGCTATCGTTTCCCCTTATTTTTATTGTGTAGATCCTATTCCATTCGAAGAAATCAGGCTTTATCATACTTTTATATCGAAGCAACCCCTATCCCAAATATGGATTGATTTAGGGAGCACGGAAGGTACTTTAGTCATGGAGAAGCATACCCGTGCAGTGACTGAGGAACTCGTAGATTTAGGGTACGAAGCCGACACCCAATTGATCTATTTCAATGATCCTGGAGCTGCTCATGTGGAGAAAGATTGGGCATCAAGATTATCATCTCCACTCATTCATTTTTTTGGAAGGAAAGGCGAAGCACGCTCATTAACGTTAATCGGTTGTGAAGAGGTTGGTATTGTAGGTCCTACAAGCCGACTGAACGCGATTCTAGAATTTGGGGATGACTTTAAAATGTCCTTATTACGAGCGGCTTATCATGTGCAAGATCAAGAAATCGCGGAAGTATTAGCGAACGGAACCATCGTGCCTAAGAAAACAGGGGTCACCTCGGTAACCGTTAAATACAAGGACTTGGAAGCTACTACAGAGATTCGTGTTGTTGATGAGAAAAAAGAGTGTGTGACCTTGGACATGGTTGTTCATGTTCCGCCAAATACACCCGTCGATATGAAACTGTATGCTTGGTTTCCTCTGATTCATGATCCGAGCAAGGGTACGTACTACAATCAACTGCAAGTGCCTTTACATGCTGAATTTATCTACCAAATCAGTAGACAGGATGGAATCGTTGAGGTGGATTCAAGCGGCGAACCCGTTCAACATAAATATACAGCTTTAGAGGACACCACGATTGAAATTAACTTCGAACATTGGATGAGGAATGAAGCATGA
- a CDS encoding alpha/beta hydrolase, with the protein MNLSRLIAIKNFYSSILNNKRDMFIYLPDSYEKNEEKRYPVLYMHDGQHMFFEDQKGESWDIHTTVDALVSQGKMKEIIVVAISHVEDTRISEYMHANPEGHNIFNTTNQGELYEEFLTQEVKPYIDKEYRTLPDKYNTALMGSSAGGLVSYNIGFRQSATFGMVGALCPFFVSVDPRTMEDRWLSRVYTEKKDLKIWMDVGDAEGFTVMEKHVRYVADVLIKSGYRPGYDLMYYLAVNSGHSQKDWAARVHAPLIYFFGEIGTPVRVDLHGPEAVGIDGLKQTLNAVVHFNSGFMMTDLDATYDVGDPDILEVTKDGRLIPKKAGNTLVTYRNNNLTAHLEIAVVPHISDTVTVNLSVKVPAFTPDTDMLYAGIELPKIQEGLYGGTFEVPRGISFEFRISRGLGMHETDIQGREIPYRKFTTDDGLILNYEVDQWVDLIPENCKR; encoded by the coding sequence GTGAATTTATCGCGGTTAATCGCCATCAAGAACTTTTATTCCAGTATTCTTAATAATAAGAGAGATATGTTTATTTACTTACCTGATAGTTATGAGAAGAATGAAGAAAAACGATATCCTGTTCTCTATATGCATGACGGTCAACATATGTTTTTTGAAGATCAAAAAGGCGAGTCTTGGGATATTCATACCACAGTGGATGCACTGGTTTCTCAGGGGAAAATGAAAGAAATTATCGTTGTTGCCATCTCTCATGTGGAAGACACAAGAATATCAGAATATATGCATGCCAATCCAGAGGGACACAATATTTTTAATACGACCAATCAAGGCGAACTTTATGAGGAATTCCTCACCCAGGAAGTTAAACCTTACATCGATAAAGAATATCGGACGTTACCTGATAAATATAACACGGCGTTAATGGGATCCTCCGCGGGTGGGCTCGTGTCTTACAATATAGGATTCCGCCAATCAGCTACCTTTGGTATGGTAGGTGCGCTATGCCCATTCTTTGTCAGTGTAGACCCGAGGACGATGGAAGATCGATGGTTAAGCCGTGTCTACACAGAAAAAAAGGATCTTAAAATATGGATGGATGTAGGAGATGCAGAGGGCTTTACCGTGATGGAGAAACATGTGAGATATGTGGCAGATGTGCTTATTAAAAGCGGCTACCGGCCCGGATATGACCTGATGTATTATCTTGCTGTCAATTCCGGCCACTCTCAAAAGGATTGGGCGGCTCGGGTTCATGCGCCCTTAATCTATTTTTTTGGCGAAATAGGTACGCCGGTCCGTGTTGATTTGCATGGTCCTGAAGCTGTTGGCATAGATGGACTCAAACAAACATTAAATGCGGTGGTACACTTTAATAGCGGATTTATGATGACGGATTTAGATGCAACCTATGATGTTGGTGATCCCGATATTTTGGAAGTAACAAAGGACGGAAGATTAATCCCCAAAAAAGCTGGGAACACCCTCGTCACTTATAGAAATAATAACCTGACAGCCCATTTAGAAATCGCAGTTGTGCCTCATATTTCCGATACGGTCACCGTGAATCTTTCCGTTAAAGTGCCGGCATTTACGCCAGATACAGATATGTTATATGCCGGTATTGAGTTACCGAAGATCCAAGAAGGACTATATGGCGGCACGTTTGAGGTGCCAAGAGGCATTTCATTTGAATTCCGTATTTCTCGTGGATTAGGCATGCATGAAACAGACATTCAAGGCAGGGAAATTCCATATCGAAAGTTTACAACGGATGATGGATTAATACTGAATTACGAAGTAGATCAATGGGTAGATCTAATACCCGAGAATTGTAAAAGGTGA